A stretch of DNA from Aspergillus flavus chromosome 3, complete sequence:
GATCACGGCCCGGATGTACGGCATATTTGGTTCGTCCGCCAGCGTGGCCATTCGCGTATCCCCTAGCACCCGGGTGACCTCGTCGTGAGCGCGGGCCTGCGCGTCGGGAAACATAGCCAAATACCGGATCAGGCCGTTGAGAGCGCTGGCGGTGGTTTCGGGGCCGGCTTCGGGGACGGCGCTAGCGAGCCAGGAGACGGTCTCCTCTTCAAGGCCCTAGTCGCGGTGGTTGGACTCGATGAGGTCCTTGGCGAAGCAGTCGGGGGCGGTTGCCGGCGGTGATGCGGTCTTTGAGGTTGTCCCAGTGGCGCATCTTGTTCGAGTGCATTTAATTGGCCATGAACTTGGCCTTGGGCCatgaggggaagaggaaaCGGGGGAGCCAGTTGAGAGGCGGGAATACATCGATCCAGAACATCCCAGGGCTGAGGATAATGGAGAGCATGCGCATGTTTCCATAGACATCGCGGACTTCCTGGCAGTCCCATTTGGGGATGCGCAGACCGTAGGCGGAGGTCATGACGATGGAAAAGGTCATGCGGCGGATGTGCATGTAGAAGTCGGTACTGTTCTTGCCAGCTTCGTGACTGAGGTCTGCGAGTAGCTGCTTGATCTCGAATTCCTGGCTGGGGATGAATGCTGCGGATGCCTTGGCGCTCAGGAGCTGCTTGAGGAACGCATGCAATCGTTTCCATTTGGCGTTGTACGTCATCGGGAGGACGCCGTCTCCCCGGAGGCAATAGTCTTGCGCGATGGGTAGGGGTGGCTTGCCTGAGGTGACGGCAGCCTATGGGTGGATGGCTCGTCAGGTTGTGCTTCGAGTGGGTGAGGGATGGGGGGATGGGATTACCTGTCTATCAAACACTTCCTTGACGGCATCGGGGCTATTGAAGAACACCCAGTTGTACCAGCCAACGCGGACCTTGAAGACATCTCCATACTGGGCCGCCCATCGGTTCAACAATTCGCGGGGCCGGACTGGCAAATCCAAGCCCATCCCGATGAGTGGCCATCCAGAGGGGCCAGGAAGATCAGCTAGCCCCTTGGTCTTTTTGTGAGAGTACTTGGCCGTCCAGAACAGGAGCTGAGAGAAAAACAATGCACAGGCAATGCCCACAAGGACTGTTGGCTTGTGGATTGCCGAGATAAGGCCGGGGGAAAGATGCAAGTCAAGGACAACCGCCTTGTAGAGATCCATTGCTGGTCGACAGATATCTTGGTGAAGCTTGAAGCAAATGAGAGAATGGCTCAACCCCAGGCGAGTGATTCCATTCCTCATCCCTCCTGCCTTCCTTTTATGCCCCGACTGAGCGGGGAAGCATTGTCAGTGAGCTGGTCCGAGTCGACAGAATCCAGGGATGATGATTCCCATGTAACGCACCTCCCGCCTAATGGCGAATGATGTCCGGTAGGAATGACTCCCCTGCTCGTCGTCGACATTAGCCTCTCCGACGTATAGCTTGCCATGATGCTGACCGGGATCGGAGTATTCTCCTTCAGGTAGGGTCATCCGAATTGAAGGCATAACATCATGGTAGATATCAGTCAGGTATGGTAAGAGTTCGTAATTTCGGCCAGTGGTACTGTTACATGGTATCACTATGTATTGTCATGATACAATCCAGAACCAACCCTTACCAACGGAAAGAATAAGCACTAATGATGCGCCTCTCCTGCAAAGTTCTTTGTTTGTCCTCCTCCACCCAGACAGAAAGTTAAAACACGGATGCTTCTCTGTTGGttcccctcctctcctccaccccaaGAACCGGGGTAGCGTTAAGGGTCCacttccattcctccctTCCTCCGCCATCAAGGCTGGTCATATCGCCAAATCGCCATCGTCGGTACCAGTAGAAAGCCTGCCCCCACGATCATCCCCACTGCACTAAACAGCTGCAGCCCCAAGAAACCATCACTTCCTCCGTGGCCTTGGAGGACCCCCCCAATGGGCGCTCCAATCAGCACGCCCAGACTGGTAGCAAACCACTGCATGCCCATGCGGGTACCGATGACCGAGGGGGTGGGCGAGACCACCGGGTGGGCGATGACCAGCGGGTTGGCCGAGATAAGCACCCCGGAGAAAATCCCAAAGAGGACACAGAAGACGATGAACCCGGCAACGGAGTGGATGCCCGTCCAGCCGAAGAGAAGCACAGCCGAGGCAATGACGCTGACCAGGAGGATATG
This window harbors:
- a CDS encoding cytochrome protein, with the translated sequence MPSIRMTLPEGEYSDPGQHHGKLYVGEANVDDEQGSHSYRTSFAIRRESGHKRKAGGMRNGITRLGLSHSLICFKLHQDICRPAMDLYKAVVLDLHLSPGLISAIHKPTVLVGIACALFFSQLLFWTAKYSHKKTKGLADLPGPSGWPLIGMGLDLPVRPRELLNRWAAQYGDVFKVRVGWYNWVFFNSPDAVKEVFDRQAAVTSGKPPLPIAQDYCLRGDGVLPMTYNAKWKRLHAFLKQLLSAKASAAFIPSQEFEIKQLLADLSHEAGKNSTDFYMHIRRMTFSIVMTSAYGLRIPKWDCQEVRDVYGNMRMLSIILSPGMFWIDGLEEETVSWLASAVPEAGPETTASALNGLIRYLAMFPDAQARAHDEVTRVLGDTRMATLADEPNMPYIRAVIKETLPTGTILLANLNALHWDSERFPHPFHFKPERYLNHLHRSAVYAAGGDILARDNFTFGAGRRICPGIHLAENGPFLAVANIIWAYEFKLPLYDQGEEIPLDITDEGFMEGAIRVPKQYTVRILERNAARSRLIRSEWGQAQQAGYVLRGSHVDVNGGG